Below is a window of Helicobacter sp. MIT 05-5293 DNA.
ACCATAGCCAATATTAACAAAACCCGTGCTAAAGACGCAATTGTCTTGCACAAATTTTGTATCGACTGCATTGCGTTTAATGATCTCACGCGCAATATAGTTCCAAATCGCAAGATCAGTGTGAGGCTTAAAAATAATTTCAATATCTGCCAAATCCGAAGTTCTATTTGTATAGGTAGAAAGATTAATGATTTTGACATTGTTATTGCTAAGCTTTCTGTCTGTTACGCGACTCCAAAGCACAGGGTGCATTTCAGCCATATTCGCTCCCCAAGTAACGATGGTATCAGTGAGTTCGATGTCATCATAGCAACCTGCAGGTTCATCAATACCAAAAGTTTCTATGAATGCAACCACCGCACTTGCCATACAATGTCGTGCATTAGGATCGATATTATTACTTCTGAATCCTCCTTTGATGAGTTTGACAGCCGCATAACCTTCTTGCACGGTGTATTGTCCAGAGCCAAATACGCCAATACCGGTTGGTCCAAGCTCATTGTAGGCTTTTTTGAAATGTTTTTCCATTTCATCGAATGCTCTTTTCCAGCTTACGGGCGCAAATTTTCCTTTTTTGTCAAATTCTCCTTGACTATTAACGCGCAAAAGTGGTTTAGTGAGGCGGTCTGCTCCATACATAATCTTGGCACAAAAATAACCCTTGATGCAATTAAGCCCTCGATTGACAGGTGCTTCAGGATCACCTTTAATCGCAACGATTTTGCTTTGTCCATTGGCATCTTTTTGTGTAGCTATCATAATACCACAGCCTGTCCCACAGAATCTACATACACTTTTATCCCATTTCCATTGTTTTTGTGCGTCTTGTGCTTGAGCACTCATCATACTCGGTATGCTCAAACCAACACTTGCTGCCGCTGAAGCTGCCGCTGCACTTTTTAGAAATTCACGGCGTGAGAGAGTAGGCTCTTTGCCTTCCATTTTAATTGTCATAATACCTCCTAGATACAGAATCAGCTTTTACATTCGAAATTCTCATTTTCAAATGATTGTGTGAATTATGAATTCATTCCCGATTTGATTAATTGATGATTATCAATTGAAGTCAAACTTTTATTTACCTTTTTTTAAAAACCAATATATTAATTAATATATATTTAGTCATAATTTTCTGTTGCAAAGGTTATAATTGCACTTTTATTGAATCTGCAAAGGTATGTATTTATGGGAGAAAAAAGCAAAAAAACAGGGATTATTTTATTTGATTTGGACGGGACATTGATTGATTCTACTGCTGCCATTTATGCGAGTTTTTGTGAGGCATTTGAGAGAATGGGAGAAAATCCGCCGTCTTTAGAATCTGTAAAATCATGTATAGGGCATACTTTAGAGGATATGTTTTTACAAAATAATGTGCCAAGTGGGCTTGTTAGTGAGTATGTGGAACATTATAGAAAACATTATCGCTTGATGATGGAGGAGGGCACAAAGCTTCTTGATGGCGTTAAAGATGCGATTGAAAGAGCGTATGAAATGGCATATTTGGGTGTAGTAACCACTAAGAGAGGAGATTTTTCTCGTATTTTACTTGATAGGTTTGGTGTGGGGAAATATTTTGATACGATGATTGGTATAGAATCTGTAGATTATCCCAAGCCAAATGCCCAGCCGATTCTTAAAGCAATCCATGCAATAGAATCTCAACACGGAATAATACAACCAGAGAGAATCTTTATGGTGGGGGATACACCTTTGGATTTGATTGCTGCAAAAAATGCCAAGATTCAGAGTGTGGGTGTATTGTGTGGGTATGGGAAAGCGACAGATATGCGAGATTTGACACCTTTTCTTTGTGAGCATGTGCTTGATGCTGTGGATTGCATCGCCCAAAGATTGAAAATTTAACCCTTTTGTTATGTTAGTTTGGTTATGATAGGCAAGATAAAATGCAGTTTGATAATAAATTGAGAATCAAAAATGGAGTAAGGTCTAATGATTAAAGAACCAATGACAAATTATGGGTATGAAAAATTGTGTGCAGAATTAAAGAATCTTAAAGAAGTAGAGCGTCCTAAAATTGTGGTAGAGATTGATGTAGCACGTAGTCATGGGGATTTGAAAGAAAATGCTGAATACCATGCAGCACGAGAAAAACAAGCATTTATTGAAGCGCGTATTAATGAATTAGGCGTAATGCTTGCCAATGCACAAGTAATTGACCCTTCGACTTTATCCCATGATAAAGTGAGCTTTGGTTCAAGTGTCAAAATACTTAATTTGGATACAGATAAAGAATTTATCTATACATTGGTAGGTTCAATGGAAAGCAATCCTTCCAAAGGGCTTATTTCTGTCTCTTCGCCTATCGCTAAATCATTAATTGGTAAATCTCAAGG
It encodes the following:
- the greA gene encoding transcription elongation factor GreA, which encodes MIKEPMTNYGYEKLCAELKNLKEVERPKIVVEIDVARSHGDLKENAEYHAAREKQAFIEARINELGVMLANAQVIDPSTLSHDKVSFGSSVKILNLDTDKEFIYTLVGSMESNPSKGLISVSSPIAKSLIGKSQGDEITIELPNGENEFEILEVFYKDIVFED
- a CDS encoding HAD family hydrolase; translated protein: MGEKSKKTGIILFDLDGTLIDSTAAIYASFCEAFERMGENPPSLESVKSCIGHTLEDMFLQNNVPSGLVSEYVEHYRKHYRLMMEEGTKLLDGVKDAIERAYEMAYLGVVTTKRGDFSRILLDRFGVGKYFDTMIGIESVDYPKPNAQPILKAIHAIESQHGIIQPERIFMVGDTPLDLIAAKNAKIQSVGVLCGYGKATDMRDLTPFLCEHVLDAVDCIAQRLKI